In Calothrix sp. PCC 7507, one DNA window encodes the following:
- a CDS encoding efflux RND transporter periplasmic adaptor subunit — MRFQISLSRGVLTTLVVGPLGLMGILSVNVLLPALKDPESRIYSSGFGYPALQRMAGKPIEVETVAVAEKNLEDSLAAPGESVAMQQVNVRSLVSGQVEEVYVKEGQRVLKKQPLLRLQPTPFENRVDTARNNLATAEKNFLALQNSIPQRLFSLKDDVKTAQVRLDAAENRLQQIYSLTEQEIKNNVEANQARLLTAEKKLKQIQLLAEQGAISQFQLYEMQDIYATRKKELLAAKQGFIDNKNLQFSNQDFYITRQKEVISAKQALEISQTSLDKDLVNARLAVENNKLALQNALRDLGKTVIYASTDGLVSSVNINSGEIVDRSSLMTITQDVVFKAYIDQARLNAVKTGDKAIVRLVAYPGQTFEGRVIQVNPTVETNAAKNSQVGTNRQFTYSVWVGVDGIQMPPGLQGYVQFVDQSKVSLVIPESSVTHLSAGEGMVMVAQDSKAVVKKVKLGRIFDNQRQVLGGLQAGEQVVPNARAFNPGDRLDNKSVQMPIAKGR, encoded by the coding sequence ATGCGTTTTCAAATTTCTCTATCTCGTGGAGTTTTGACCACTCTGGTAGTAGGCCCGTTGGGTCTAATGGGGATTTTGTCTGTAAATGTACTTTTGCCCGCCTTAAAAGATCCAGAATCAAGAATTTACTCTTCTGGTTTTGGTTATCCGGCTTTGCAGCGCATGGCGGGTAAACCCATTGAAGTAGAAACTGTAGCAGTAGCAGAAAAAAATTTAGAAGACAGTCTAGCGGCTCCGGGTGAATCTGTTGCTATGCAACAGGTAAATGTTCGCTCTTTAGTTTCAGGACAAGTCGAAGAAGTTTATGTTAAAGAAGGGCAGAGAGTACTGAAAAAACAACCTTTACTTCGTTTACAACCAACACCCTTTGAAAATCGGGTTGATACAGCCCGTAACAACTTAGCTACTGCTGAAAAGAACTTTTTGGCTTTACAAAATTCGATACCTCAAAGATTATTTTCTTTGAAAGATGATGTAAAAACTGCACAGGTAAGGCTTGATGCTGCGGAAAATAGACTTCAACAAATCTACTCCTTAACAGAACAGGAAATCAAAAACAATGTTGAGGCTAATCAAGCCAGACTTTTGACCGCTGAAAAAAAATTAAAACAAATACAATTGTTAGCAGAGCAAGGAGCAATTTCTCAGTTTCAACTTTATGAGATGCAAGATATTTATGCTACTCGTAAAAAAGAACTACTAGCGGCTAAACAAGGATTTATTGATAACAAAAACTTGCAATTTAGCAACCAAGATTTCTATATTACCCGTCAAAAAGAAGTGATTTCTGCCAAGCAAGCACTAGAAATTTCTCAAACAAGCCTAGATAAAGACTTAGTTAATGCTCGTCTAGCAGTAGAAAACAATAAACTAGCTCTGCAAAACGCTCTTAGAGATTTAGGCAAGACAGTAATTTATGCAAGTACTGATGGTCTGGTAAGTAGCGTAAATATTAATAGTGGAGAAATAGTAGATCGCAGTTCTTTAATGACTATTACCCAAGATGTGGTCTTTAAGGCATATATTGATCAAGCACGACTTAATGCTGTCAAAACTGGTGATAAAGCTATAGTGCGTTTAGTAGCATATCCTGGACAGACCTTCGAGGGACGAGTAATTCAAGTTAATCCCACAGTCGAAACTAATGCAGCTAAAAACAGTCAAGTAGGTACCAATCGCCAGTTTACTTACTCTGTTTGGGTTGGTGTTGATGGTATACAAATGCCTCCAGGTTTGCAGGGCTATGTCCAATTTGTAGATCAAAGCAAGGTGAGCTTAGTAATTCCAGAAAGTTCAGTTACTCATTTGTCTGCTGGCGAGGGTATGGTGATGGTTGCACAAGATAGTAAAGCTGTTGTCAAAAAAGTGAAGCTAGGGAGAATTTTTGATAACCAACGTCAGGTTTTGGGAGGCTTACAGGCTGGAGAACAGGTAGTACCTAATGCTAGAGCTTTCAATCCAGGCGATCGCCTGGATAACAAATCTGTACAAATGCCCATTGCTAAGGGACGTTAA
- a CDS encoding glycosyltransferase family 39 protein: MKGFNRSLPLALILTLGLLLGMLGFAVWDKVPLTVERVAWSPQAQWIAAPETNYRFYARRTFNLPNTIQSGWLRLSADNSFVVYVNGRLVVRDRTVFNNALGLASRRNGDSQDFNDSIQYRTGSAINYLVGSSKHWKLTTYLDITSYLRPGKNVLALEIQKGQTNPRVVVEGVIYPVANSPQINLTTGASPWKTSILSENHQGLQWFEPDFPDENWFSAVAIGSVKEATYSRLSQNLFDRSLQGNWITGDESPQGELWLRGSWHISQTQLAHAFIRFAGDQEYALLINGMLVKRYTTGNSNQLHLYDVTKYLHPGINSLAVRLARPLEASGKNADGLLSFLLDGWVETKQGEIKNAIATDNTWMAFASPEKALTQRADQGQSAIISKSANPQEFRRTFEGDAYLLNYPDYLWHQSLWQLTGIAFALVWAWSLGRFWLGRQDSWWDSLGAGTALLFPGTLFLIVIGLLKHRYAEAETGLLFAQPESNALILLGFASIVLVTLLWSQIKDQGMLPNWSLWFLLGLFTCVGLGLAAGGRVIPVLLVCSSITTLTLISWWRKQQIINLLLPEGLPSLRQVWNTWGQWFLLVLVVSIGFGLRVYQLGFIDLDTDENVSLDASRGILHTGAPAQTSGIWYTRGPFYQYLLALWLRIVGDSIVNARLLSALWGTATLVLVFLLARKVTGKAWIALLITAILAVDPFAIWYSRNIRFYAVLQFMSLLAFWSFFKGFIEQAGKLYQYIFFLTLTLTLLTQEVTISLLPCFLIGFLCFYQKFRWSKDWSLLLSSLEMLVIFGFNGIVFSIICLTPRVAISGTTGSFLELRLFNITGLASRFFVGPDRIYTIYSCLFFMGFLYFMKRRDGKVIFLFSSVLINLISVTLTTYLLTERYTYPVYPLFILLAVYSGICIVNSLSKDLESILNSLLPLRTIALAFIVILLLGNIEPVRVLSGYQEAIVKRDTKLFEYIQTHRQPGDVVVSPSITFAAVNLGGLDYFLTGSGYLDAPYWHDGRLVDRVAGGVVVSNLDQLNHVLEKSQRVWLHVDDLKENRFDSEMLEYLLTLGKPVFDGFGSRLRLWQPEDGLLPRVPNQGKNLGAY, encoded by the coding sequence ATGAAGGGCTTTAACCGTTCGTTACCATTAGCACTCATTTTAACTCTGGGGTTGTTGCTAGGGATGTTGGGTTTTGCTGTTTGGGATAAAGTACCATTAACTGTTGAGCGCGTGGCTTGGTCGCCACAGGCACAGTGGATTGCTGCGCCTGAGACAAATTATCGTTTTTATGCTCGTCGTACTTTCAATCTACCCAACACCATACAATCAGGTTGGTTACGGCTCAGTGCTGATAATAGTTTTGTCGTCTATGTCAATGGGCGGCTAGTAGTCAGGGATAGAACTGTTTTCAATAATGCTCTTGGTCTAGCTAGTAGGCGCAATGGTGACTCCCAAGATTTCAATGACAGTATTCAGTATCGTACTGGATCAGCGATAAATTACTTAGTTGGCAGTTCCAAACACTGGAAGTTAACAACATACTTAGACATAACTTCTTACCTGCGTCCCGGCAAAAATGTCCTAGCTCTGGAAATCCAAAAAGGACAGACAAATCCACGTGTGGTTGTTGAGGGGGTGATTTATCCTGTAGCCAATTCGCCTCAGATCAATCTAACGACAGGAGCAAGTCCTTGGAAGACTTCTATCCTATCGGAAAACCACCAAGGCTTACAATGGTTTGAACCTGATTTTCCAGATGAAAACTGGTTTAGTGCAGTAGCAATTGGTTCTGTTAAGGAAGCAACTTATAGTAGGTTGAGCCAAAACCTATTTGACCGATCGCTTCAAGGAAATTGGATTACAGGAGATGAAAGTCCTCAAGGAGAACTGTGGCTCAGAGGTTCATGGCATATATCCCAAACGCAACTTGCTCATGCGTTTATTCGGTTTGCTGGGGATCAGGAATATGCTCTCCTAATCAACGGTATGTTAGTCAAACGTTATACAACAGGTAATAGCAATCAGTTACACCTTTATGATGTGACGAAATATCTGCACCCTGGTATTAACAGCCTAGCAGTACGTCTGGCTCGTCCCCTAGAAGCAAGTGGGAAAAATGCAGACGGCTTGCTGAGTTTTTTATTGGACGGTTGGGTAGAGACAAAGCAAGGCGAAATCAAAAATGCGATCGCTACTGACAATACTTGGATGGCTTTTGCGTCTCCTGAAAAAGCTTTGACACAACGTGCTGATCAAGGTCAATCTGCAATCATCTCAAAATCGGCTAACCCACAAGAATTTCGTCGCACATTTGAGGGCGATGCCTATCTGCTTAACTACCCTGATTACCTCTGGCATCAGAGTCTTTGGCAATTGACTGGGATAGCTTTTGCCCTAGTTTGGGCATGGAGTCTAGGTCGATTTTGGCTAGGTCGCCAGGATAGTTGGTGGGATAGCTTGGGAGCAGGTACGGCGCTGTTGTTTCCAGGAACCTTATTTTTAATTGTTATTGGTTTACTTAAACACCGCTATGCGGAAGCAGAGACAGGGTTGCTGTTTGCTCAACCCGAGAGCAATGCTTTAATCTTGCTTGGATTTGCAAGCATTGTTTTAGTGACATTGCTTTGGAGTCAGATCAAAGATCAGGGTATGTTACCTAACTGGAGTCTGTGGTTCCTTTTAGGTTTGTTCACCTGTGTAGGATTGGGTTTAGCTGCAGGGGGAAGAGTTATCCCCGTTCTCCTGGTTTGCTCTAGTATTACAACTTTAACTCTAATCAGTTGGTGGAGAAAGCAACAGATCATAAACTTGTTGCTTCCAGAAGGTTTGCCATCACTTAGGCAGGTATGGAACACTTGGGGTCAATGGTTTTTGTTAGTCTTGGTTGTCAGCATTGGTTTTGGCTTGAGGGTCTATCAGCTAGGTTTTATAGACTTAGATACTGATGAAAACGTCTCCTTAGATGCCTCTAGAGGTATCCTGCACACAGGCGCTCCAGCACAAACTTCTGGTATTTGGTACACTCGTGGACCATTTTATCAATATCTTTTAGCTCTGTGGTTACGGATAGTGGGAGATTCGATTGTTAATGCTCGCTTACTATCTGCGCTTTGGGGAACAGCTACTCTAGTTTTAGTCTTTTTATTAGCCCGCAAAGTGACTGGCAAAGCCTGGATTGCCCTGCTAATCACCGCAATTTTGGCTGTAGACCCATTTGCAATCTGGTATTCACGAAATATTCGTTTTTATGCAGTTCTGCAATTTATGAGCCTTCTAGCTTTTTGGTCGTTTTTTAAAGGCTTTATTGAGCAAGCTGGAAAGCTTTATCAGTATATATTTTTCCTGACACTGACATTGACTTTATTGACTCAGGAAGTAACCATATCCTTGTTACCTTGCTTTTTAATTGGGTTCCTTTGCTTTTATCAAAAGTTTAGATGGTCAAAAGACTGGTCGCTACTATTAAGTAGTCTAGAAATGCTAGTAATTTTCGGATTTAATGGGATCGTTTTCTCAATTATATGCCTGACACCTCGGGTAGCAATATCCGGCACAACAGGTTCTTTTCTTGAGCTGCGTCTATTTAATATTACAGGATTAGCATCTCGTTTTTTTGTAGGTCCCGACAGAATATACACAATTTATAGCTGTTTATTCTTTATGGGTTTTCTCTATTTTATGAAACGTCGTGATGGTAAAGTAATATTTTTATTTAGCAGTGTATTAATTAATTTAATTAGTGTAACGTTGACAACTTACTTGCTTACAGAACGCTATACTTATCCAGTTTATCCGCTATTTATTTTATTGGCGGTATATAGCGGTATTTGCATAGTAAACAGTTTAAGTAAAGATTTAGAATCTATATTAAATAGCTTACTACCTCTACGGACGATCGCATTAGCTTTTATTGTCATATTATTGTTGGGAAATATAGAACCAGTAAGGGTTTTATCTGGCTATCAAGAAGCTATTGTTAAACGTGATACTAAGCTATTTGAATATATTCAGACTCATCGACAACCAGGAGATGTAGTAGTCTCACCTAGTATTACATTTGCAGCAGTTAATTTAGGCGGTCTAGATTACTTCCTAACAGGATCTGGATATTTAGATGCGCCATATTGGCATGATGGTAGGTTAGTTGACCGTGTAGCTGGTGGCGTAGTAGTTAGTAATTTAGACCAGTTAAACCACGTTCTAGAAAAATCTCAGCGTGTCTGGCTACATGTAGACGACCTAAAAGAAAATAGATTTGATTCTGAGATGCTCGAATATCTATTGACATTAGGAAAACCGGTTTTTGATGGTTTTGGTAGTCGTCTGCGTTTGTGGCAACCAGAAGATGGATTACTACCCCGCGTACCTAATCAAGGCAAAAACTTAGGAGCTTATTGA
- a CDS encoding glycosyltransferase family 2 protein has translation MSQNATNLLERESIFSSTNLQLSRSVTVVIPSFNEAGNLEKLLLTLQETFQNLEFTLPVLLIDDGSTDDSPEILDSLSKEYTFLKIVRHSQRQGVTGVWKTALAYVKTDWIFWGQADLESDPRTDLPLLLKACTSECDAVAGWRQKRGDGKIFASKFANLACRLLFGLKIHDMNWIKLVRRDLLLTLPIEKVTHRYLLAVLAAQGYNITEVATPWHPRYAGTTKFGKKRLFTSAIDFVKLWWWFKTDGYLINRRHQRQKTAVRSYVGVSHQRTV, from the coding sequence ATGTCTCAAAATGCTACCAATTTATTAGAAAGAGAATCAATTTTTTCATCTACAAACTTACAACTAAGTCGTTCCGTTACAGTAGTAATTCCTTCCTTTAATGAGGCAGGTAATCTAGAAAAGCTTTTATTGACTCTGCAAGAAACTTTCCAGAACCTTGAATTTACTTTACCTGTGCTGCTAATTGATGATGGTAGTACAGATGATAGCCCAGAAATTCTCGATAGCCTGAGCAAAGAATATACATTTTTAAAAATTGTTCGTCATTCCCAAAGACAAGGTGTTACGGGGGTATGGAAAACAGCTTTAGCCTATGTAAAAACTGATTGGATATTTTGGGGACAAGCAGATTTAGAGTCTGATCCCCGGACGGATTTGCCATTACTCTTAAAAGCTTGTACATCAGAATGTGATGCAGTTGCAGGTTGGCGACAAAAGCGTGGAGATGGCAAAATTTTTGCATCTAAATTTGCTAACTTAGCTTGTCGGTTACTTTTTGGGTTAAAAATCCATGATATGAACTGGATAAAACTAGTTCGTCGAGATTTATTACTGACTTTACCCATAGAAAAAGTTACCCATCGCTATTTATTAGCCGTACTAGCAGCACAGGGATATAACATTACAGAAGTTGCTACACCTTGGCATCCTCGTTATGCTGGAACAACTAAATTTGGTAAAAAGCGTCTTTTCACTTCAGCTATAGATTTCGTTAAGCTATGGTGGTGGTTTAAAACTGACGGTTATCTAATTAATCGACGCCATCAGCGACAAAAAACAGCAGTAAGAAGTTACGTTGGTGTTTCTCACCAAAGAACTGTTTAG
- a CDS encoding glycosyltransferase family 4 protein, whose amino-acid sequence MNIVGKHILVITSVYPMTADANHGAFVREAIIRLKPTGARFTVFAPAYEGSQSHVLDDVRVYRFRYCLKHFENLVRDGAPTKLQKQPLYLLAAALYIFLGTLQLFWICYKEKPDMLQIHWPFPHGLMALPASILLGMPMVFSFHGSELMLANKFGFVTHVLRWLLPLAKGITANSSFTSGLIRKIHDAPVTVIPYGLTIEVKPPQKRQLGEVPQILFVGRLDERKGLRYLLSALPLVLAKQPVQLRIVGKGILEAEIKSQSQAMGLDNVVDFLGFVSKEELANEYAGCDIFVLPAIIDSKGDTEGLGIVMIEALAHQKPVIASAVGGIVDVIHSGTTGLLVPEKDPEALATAILALLSDPIKSQQMAQKGLIDAQNRFNWLRIIPMWEQVFAKALDSSLTEKNTETLA is encoded by the coding sequence ATGAATATTGTAGGTAAACATATTCTGGTGATCACGTCAGTCTATCCCATGACTGCTGATGCTAATCATGGTGCTTTTGTGCGGGAAGCAATTATACGCTTAAAACCAACCGGGGCTAGATTTACAGTATTTGCTCCCGCCTACGAAGGTTCTCAAAGCCATGTATTAGATGACGTTAGAGTATACCGATTTCGCTACTGTCTCAAACATTTTGAAAATTTGGTAAGAGATGGCGCTCCTACTAAGTTACAAAAGCAGCCTCTTTATCTGCTAGCTGCTGCTTTGTATATCTTCTTGGGTACATTGCAATTGTTTTGGATCTGCTACAAAGAAAAGCCAGATATGCTCCAGATTCATTGGCCTTTTCCTCATGGATTGATGGCTTTACCTGCGAGTATTTTATTAGGTATGCCGATGGTGTTCAGTTTCCACGGTTCCGAATTGATGTTAGCTAATAAATTCGGTTTTGTAACACATGTTCTCAGGTGGTTATTGCCCCTTGCTAAAGGTATTACGGCAAATTCATCTTTTACTAGTGGGCTAATTCGTAAAATTCACGATGCACCCGTGACTGTAATCCCTTATGGTCTAACTATAGAAGTTAAACCACCTCAAAAACGTCAATTAGGAGAAGTTCCTCAGATATTATTTGTAGGTAGGCTAGATGAACGTAAGGGTTTGCGATATCTACTGTCGGCATTACCTTTAGTGTTGGCTAAACAACCTGTGCAGTTACGTATTGTAGGCAAAGGAATTCTCGAAGCAGAGATTAAATCTCAGAGCCAAGCTATGGGTTTAGATAACGTAGTAGATTTTTTGGGATTTGTTAGTAAAGAAGAATTAGCTAATGAATATGCTGGGTGCGATATCTTCGTACTGCCAGCAATTATAGACAGCAAAGGTGATACAGAAGGCTTGGGAATTGTCATGATAGAAGCCTTAGCCCACCAAAAGCCTGTAATTGCCAGTGCTGTCGGCGGTATTGTCGATGTCATCCATTCTGGAACTACCGGATTGTTGGTACCTGAAAAAGATCCAGAAGCGCTAGCTACAGCCATCCTGGCGCTATTATCAGACCCCATTAAATCCCAACAAATGGCACAAAAAGGTTTGATAGACGCTCAAAACCGTTTTAACTGGTTGCGGATTATCCCTATGTGGGAACAGGTTTTTGCGAAAGCTCTAGATAGCTCTTTAACCGAAAAAAATACTGAAACTCTCGCCTAG
- a CDS encoding tetratricopeptide repeat protein yields the protein MSLLRYFNWFTRDKIALLIGLLALVVGAIYPWYYLPPQALEVFRINLFLANLGKVIAIFLSLVVIFTLIIGIKRSSRFVCWCGLIAVLLFPYFITTWQPSITFLATSYYEQDKRVTSHVEKNFSEVQAQWKQNISLDKSRPLTSIFDFSIQDSRFFQMPSWEQILLAGLGYKNSFFLFVGRGWGLTVTGLTISLMGLYLALTENKIDALVNDLRQLLPGMSSLLVTIILSLICVNILNYHLDTLFAKGEYRQVTAASQTLASWYPPLRGDEEFIERMAKAGFYANQPDLALINFVKGLERYRARDFVQAEDYFQKSLDIQPNQFLVRGYLATTLLNQGIEYYNNPNTFNTLNSRRAGGATDLFTRALQVFPGHLEISYDLMLARVVNGQFEKSAQTAQEIIEVYKNSNSSSVALLGQAYLHLAWADYRNDEIKTAWARYRQSIDSSTWKESIEEQE from the coding sequence ATGAGTCTGCTCCGATACTTCAATTGGTTTACCCGAGACAAAATAGCTCTATTAATAGGGTTACTAGCTTTAGTGGTGGGAGCAATCTACCCGTGGTATTACTTACCACCTCAAGCTTTAGAAGTTTTTAGAATAAATTTATTTTTAGCCAACTTAGGAAAAGTTATTGCTATTTTTTTATCTTTAGTCGTTATTTTTACCCTAATTATTGGTATCAAGCGTTCATCTCGTTTTGTTTGTTGGTGTGGACTAATTGCAGTCTTACTATTTCCTTATTTTATTACTACATGGCAACCAAGTATCACTTTTTTGGCAACTTCATATTACGAGCAAGATAAAAGAGTAACTAGTCATGTAGAGAAAAACTTTTCGGAAGTCCAGGCGCAGTGGAAACAGAACATATCGCTGGATAAATCTAGACCTCTAACGTCAATATTTGACTTTTCTATCCAGGATAGCCGCTTTTTTCAAATGCCTTCATGGGAGCAGATTTTGCTTGCTGGTTTAGGCTATAAAAACAGCTTCTTCCTATTTGTTGGTAGAGGATGGGGATTGACTGTTACTGGTTTGACAATTAGCTTAATGGGGCTTTATCTGGCACTAACAGAGAATAAAATTGATGCTTTAGTCAACGATCTTAGGCAGCTACTACCTGGGATGAGTTCATTGTTGGTGACAATTATCTTGTCTTTAATCTGCGTCAATATTCTTAACTATCACCTAGATACCCTATTTGCCAAAGGAGAGTATCGCCAAGTGACGGCAGCTAGTCAGACTTTAGCATCCTGGTATCCGCCCTTGAGAGGGGATGAAGAATTTATCGAACGAATGGCAAAAGCAGGGTTCTACGCTAATCAACCTGACTTGGCTTTGATCAATTTTGTCAAAGGACTAGAACGCTATCGTGCTAGAGATTTTGTCCAAGCGGAAGATTACTTCCAAAAATCTTTGGATATCCAACCTAATCAATTTTTGGTGAGAGGGTATTTGGCAACCACACTGCTGAATCAGGGAATTGAGTACTACAACAACCCAAACACCTTCAATACCCTCAACAGCCGCAGGGCTGGGGGCGCGACAGATTTATTTACACGAGCATTACAGGTTTTTCCTGGTCATCTCGAAATTTCCTATGACTTGATGTTGGCGAGGGTAGTTAATGGACAATTTGAAAAATCGGCCCAGACAGCCCAAGAGATTATAGAGGTTTACAAAAACTCGAATTCATCTAGTGTGGCTTTATTAGGTCAAGCCTATCTGCACTTAGCTTGGGCTGACTATCGTAATGACGAGATCAAGACAGCCTGGGCAAGATATCGGCAATCTATCGACTCCAGCACGTGGAAAGAAAGTATTGAGGAGCAAGAATGA
- a CDS encoding lysylphosphatidylglycerol synthase transmembrane domain-containing protein: protein MKIKRIAVLKIVISLAIITLLLTRINLIQAWNQLQNLSLPFIVFALLYYAGCQWLSCWRWQLVIRATGYSIPMSTLLSSYFIGMFVNIFLPGSIGGDVYRVYRVAQKIQDSEAALASVFLERFTGLASLSMIALLALPAAFRLVGRWDIIILLITCIVTLMGGTLLIANSKLLAWAEPWLIKFHLGSFAVRFAKIQIFLHKFTQNRRALVLSMVLSLLLQLAIVYYFYIVANQLKIPISSLELLVFIPIITVVTILPISLGGLGLREGLWVYLFTRVDLNAEQAILLSLTTTLLNWFVSFSGAIILGLDAAGIEVIKKSRVD from the coding sequence GTGAAAATTAAACGAATCGCTGTATTAAAAATAGTCATTAGTTTGGCTATTATTACTCTATTACTCACCCGCATCAACTTAATTCAAGCCTGGAATCAATTACAGAATCTATCTCTCCCATTTATAGTTTTTGCATTGCTATATTACGCAGGATGTCAATGGTTAAGCTGCTGGCGATGGCAATTAGTTATTAGAGCGACTGGTTACTCAATACCAATGAGTACTCTCCTTAGTAGCTATTTCATAGGGATGTTTGTCAATATTTTTCTCCCAGGATCTATAGGTGGAGATGTCTATCGAGTTTATCGGGTTGCTCAAAAAATACAAGATTCAGAAGCAGCACTTGCGTCTGTATTTTTAGAAAGATTTACAGGTCTTGCATCTTTATCAATGATAGCTTTGTTAGCTTTACCAGCCGCTTTTAGGCTAGTGGGACGTTGGGATATCATTATTCTATTGATAACTTGTATAGTAACGCTCATGGGAGGTACTTTATTGATAGCCAATTCCAAGTTATTAGCTTGGGCAGAACCTTGGCTGATCAAGTTTCATCTTGGTAGTTTTGCAGTCCGCTTTGCAAAAATCCAAATATTTTTGCATAAATTTACTCAAAATCGTCGGGCATTAGTTTTATCAATGGTGCTTTCATTATTACTTCAGTTAGCAATAGTATATTATTTCTATATAGTGGCTAATCAGTTAAAAATCCCAATTTCTTCTTTAGAGCTTCTAGTATTTATTCCGATAATTACGGTAGTTACTATCCTCCCCATCTCTTTAGGAGGTCTAGGTCTAAGAGAGGGATTATGGGTCTATTTGTTTACTCGTGTTGATCTCAATGCCGAGCAAGCCATTTTATTATCTCTAACTACAACTTTATTGAATTGGTTTGTTAGTTTTTCTGGGGCTATAATTTTAGGACTAGATGCGGCTGGGATAGAAGTTATTAAGAAGAGTAGAGTTGATTAA
- a CDS encoding bifunctional 2-polyprenyl-6-hydroxyphenol methylase/3-demethylubiquinol 3-O-methyltransferase UbiG: MRYYDRNQIYKPKLAVKVRNRLHQLFLSGLKISSICEVGIGDGHLARYCRENGIEWTGIEPSNQSRNAAIADGFKVYDGMMPVYPEISEEFDAIVASHVIEHLNNVHEAQEFLQASQKILRSHGGRYLILLYPDIEKWGDFFWVDYTHSFVTSKKRIEDMLFDNNWQIIRSEHYLACFFKTSGLLHVLGKIFPYFLLPKKLSFFTKSALQQNVLTIAEVPSTN, encoded by the coding sequence ATGCGTTACTACGATAGAAACCAGATTTATAAACCTAAATTAGCTGTTAAAGTTCGGAATCGACTTCATCAGCTTTTTCTCTCAGGATTAAAAATCTCTTCAATATGCGAAGTCGGTATCGGAGATGGACACCTTGCTCGCTATTGTCGAGAAAATGGTATTGAGTGGACAGGTATTGAACCTAGTAATCAATCACGCAATGCCGCTATTGCTGATGGATTTAAGGTTTATGACGGTATGATGCCTGTATATCCTGAGATATCTGAAGAATTTGATGCTATCGTTGCTTCACACGTAATTGAACATCTCAATAATGTTCACGAAGCTCAGGAGTTTCTCCAGGCATCTCAAAAAATATTACGTTCTCATGGTGGAAGATATTTGATTCTTCTCTACCCCGACATTGAAAAGTGGGGAGATTTTTTTTGGGTAGACTATACTCATTCTTTTGTAACTTCAAAAAAACGTATTGAAGATATGCTATTTGATAATAACTGGCAGATTATTCGCAGTGAACACTATCTGGCTTGCTTCTTTAAAACTTCTGGATTGTTACATGTATTGGGTAAAATATTCCCCTATTTTTTACTACCTAAAAAGTTATCTTTTTTTACCAAATCAGCATTACAACAGAATGTTTTGACTATTGCAGAAGTGCCATCAACTAATTAG